The following are encoded together in the Microterricola viridarii genome:
- a CDS encoding DUF7059 domain-containing protein: MAVELTPPADSAPVTGPAVHLDLPAIARLRADLAAAHFTEAALDGLWGPDAADALRRNERLPALRALAALRARHGAPSALATLAELFLLGVRVPASEAAAALPGLGVDGATLLGLLGPASADPGAEPSLRALLELRPYAFTDSRGHASWWIASDLGELARGGPLGEDHVLGVGGASRTLSALMLQNAVDSVLDLGTGCGIQAMHAARHASRVVATDISQRALELAAFNAALNEIESIEFRLGSLFEPVAGERFDHVISNPPFVITPRVEGVPSYEYRDGGMVGDALVETVMREAAAHLTAGGVLQMLGNWEYTAQTPEAFDRLRGWLAPDIDYWIVEREVQSATRYAETWIRDGGTRSGTPEFEQLFAAWLDDFADRGVTQVGFGYVLLRVPGSDSPLVESSPLDEPSPLVESSPLVEASPLVEPVETPTLARLERLHTPLGDNEWGLGVHLGNCLAAHDWHAGQSDEEFAQACLTVSGDVTEERHYWPGHEDPSELLLRQGGGFARSIAPGTALAALVGASDGSLSVGAIAGALAQLLEVDEAALRAELLGGARRLLDDGILLPPEA, from the coding sequence ATGGCCGTTGAACTGACCCCGCCCGCCGACTCCGCACCTGTCACCGGCCCCGCCGTGCACCTGGACCTTCCCGCGATCGCCCGCCTCCGTGCCGACCTGGCTGCGGCGCACTTCACCGAGGCGGCGCTGGACGGCCTGTGGGGCCCGGATGCCGCCGACGCGCTGCGCCGCAACGAGCGGCTGCCCGCGTTGCGGGCGCTCGCCGCGCTGCGCGCCCGGCACGGTGCGCCCAGCGCGCTGGCGACGCTCGCCGAGCTGTTCCTGCTCGGCGTCCGGGTGCCGGCGAGCGAGGCGGCGGCGGCGCTGCCCGGTCTCGGCGTGGACGGTGCCACCCTGCTCGGCCTGCTCGGGCCGGCATCCGCTGATCCCGGCGCCGAGCCCTCGCTGCGCGCCCTGCTGGAGCTGCGGCCCTACGCCTTCACCGACAGCCGCGGCCACGCCTCCTGGTGGATCGCCTCCGACCTCGGCGAGCTGGCCCGCGGCGGCCCCCTCGGTGAGGACCACGTGCTCGGCGTCGGCGGGGCCTCCCGCACGCTCTCGGCGCTGATGCTGCAGAACGCGGTCGACTCGGTGCTCGACCTCGGCACCGGATGCGGCATCCAGGCGATGCACGCCGCCCGGCACGCGTCACGTGTCGTCGCCACCGACATCTCGCAGCGCGCCCTCGAACTGGCCGCATTCAACGCCGCGCTCAACGAGATCGAGTCGATCGAGTTCCGGCTGGGCAGCCTGTTCGAGCCCGTCGCGGGGGAGCGTTTCGACCACGTGATCAGCAACCCGCCCTTCGTCATCACGCCGCGGGTCGAAGGGGTGCCGAGCTACGAGTACCGTGACGGCGGCATGGTCGGCGACGCCCTCGTCGAAACCGTGATGCGGGAGGCCGCCGCGCACCTCACCGCCGGGGGCGTGCTGCAGATGCTCGGCAACTGGGAGTACACCGCGCAGACGCCGGAGGCCTTTGACCGGCTGCGCGGCTGGCTCGCTCCCGACATCGACTATTGGATCGTGGAGCGCGAGGTGCAGTCGGCGACCCGGTACGCCGAGACGTGGATCCGTGACGGCGGCACCCGCTCGGGCACGCCGGAGTTCGAGCAGCTGTTCGCCGCCTGGCTCGACGACTTCGCCGACCGCGGAGTGACCCAGGTCGGTTTCGGTTACGTGCTGCTGCGCGTGCCCGGCTCTGATTCCCCGCTGGTTGAGTCGTCCCCGCTGGATGAGCCGTCCCCGCTGGTTGAGTCGTCCCCGCTGGTCGAGGCGTCCCCGCTGGTTGAGCCTGTCGAAACCCCGACCCTGGCCCGCCTCGAGCGCCTGCACACCCCGCTCGGCGACAACGAGTGGGGCCTCGGCGTGCACCTCGGCAACTGCCTCGCCGCGCACGACTGGCATGCCGGCCAGAGCGACGAAGAATTCGCGCAGGCCTGTCTCACCGTCTCCGGCGACGTGACCGAGGAGCGCCACTACTGGCCCGGCCACGAGGACCCGAGCGAGCTGCTGCTGCGCCAGGGTGGCGGCTTCGCCCGCAGCATCGCGCCGGGCACCGCCCTCGCCGCACTGGTCGGCGCCAGCGACGGTTCGCTCAGCGTCGGGGCGATCGCAGGGGCGCTCGCACAACTGCTTGAGGTGGACGAGGCCGCACTGCGCGCCGAACTGCTGGGCGGCGCGCGCCGGCTGCTGGATGACGGCATCCTGCTGCCGCCCGAGGCCTAG
- a CDS encoding DUF488 domain-containing protein produces MAVLIKRAYADAAPDDGCRVLVDRLWPRGVSRERAALTLWLKDAAPSPALRTWWGHDPARLGEFAARYRAELASDPAAVAAVERLRALAASNPTLTLVYGARDPQVNHAAVLRDYLADSSD; encoded by the coding sequence ATGGCTGTCCTCATCAAACGCGCCTACGCGGATGCCGCGCCCGACGACGGCTGCCGGGTGCTCGTTGATCGGCTATGGCCGCGCGGGGTGAGCCGGGAGAGAGCCGCACTCACCCTCTGGCTCAAGGACGCCGCCCCGAGCCCCGCGCTGCGCACCTGGTGGGGGCACGACCCCGCCAGGCTGGGCGAGTTCGCGGCGCGCTATCGGGCGGAGCTCGCCAGCGACCCGGCCGCCGTCGCCGCCGTCGAACGGCTGCGCGCCCTGGCCGCCTCGAACCCGACGCTCACCCTCGTCTATGGGGCGCGCGACCCGCAGGTGAACCACGCGGCCGTGCTGCGGGACTACCTGGCCGACTCTTCCGACTGA
- a CDS encoding phosphodiesterase, with protein MNIRTAEYPRPHHFLLHLSDTHLLAADGKLYDRVDSTALLQRLFDEVEASGGRPEAIVFTGDLADKGEPDAYRQLREIVEPAAERLGARVIWVMGNHDDRGAFRSELLGEAPSTMPIDVVHDLDGLRLITLDSTVPGHHFGAVTTAQLDWLARELATPAPHGTILAMHHPPIPSVLDLAVAVELRDQAPLAAVLRGSDVRSIIAGHLHYSSMATFAGIPVSVASATCYTQDLNVPVGGTRGRDGAQGFNLVHVYPDTVLHSVVPLGSTPPLDYIDAAETTRRLAADGIRIAPSPVAGPPTRPIRVLA; from the coding sequence GTGAACATACGCACGGCCGAGTACCCGCGGCCACATCATTTCCTGCTCCACCTGAGCGACACCCACCTGCTCGCTGCCGACGGCAAGCTCTACGACCGTGTCGACAGCACGGCCCTGCTGCAGCGGCTCTTCGACGAGGTCGAGGCCTCCGGCGGGCGTCCGGAGGCGATCGTCTTCACGGGCGACCTGGCCGACAAGGGCGAGCCGGATGCCTACCGACAGCTGCGCGAGATCGTCGAACCGGCCGCCGAGCGGCTCGGTGCCCGCGTCATCTGGGTGATGGGCAACCACGACGACCGCGGCGCGTTCCGCAGCGAACTGCTCGGCGAGGCCCCGTCGACGATGCCCATCGACGTCGTCCACGATCTGGATGGCCTGCGGCTGATCACGCTGGATTCCACGGTGCCCGGCCACCACTTCGGCGCGGTCACGACGGCCCAGCTGGACTGGCTCGCCCGCGAGCTGGCCACACCGGCGCCGCACGGCACGATCCTGGCGATGCACCACCCGCCGATCCCGAGCGTGCTCGACCTGGCTGTCGCCGTCGAGCTGCGCGACCAGGCGCCGTTGGCCGCCGTGCTCCGCGGCAGCGATGTGCGCAGCATCATCGCCGGGCACCTGCACTACTCGTCGATGGCGACCTTCGCCGGGATTCCCGTGTCGGTGGCATCCGCCACCTGTTACACACAGGACCTCAACGTGCCCGTCGGCGGAACCCGCGGCCGCGACGGCGCGCAGGGATTCAACCTCGTGCACGTCTACCCCGACACCGTGCTGCACTCCGTGGTGCCGCTCGGCAGCACACCACCGCTGGATTACATCGACGCGGCCGAGACGACGCGGCGCTTGGCGGCCGACGGCATCCGCATCGCCCCGTCACCGGTGGCTGGGCCGCCGACGCGGCCGATTCGCGTGCTTGCCTGA
- a CDS encoding DUF1772 domain-containing protein yields MDLPEALIPPLTIATVLGSGVVAGVLLSFSSFMIRTLRELAVPDGIRVMQSINRTIVRSPFILAFIGTTLLAGTLMVFAFVTAPRGAEQAAVAPWLIAAGALYLLGTVLVTALFNVPRNTALGGVDPASVDGAAAWEEYLTTWVRWNHVRTIAASAATVLYAVALAV; encoded by the coding sequence GTGGATCTCCCCGAGGCGCTCATCCCACCGCTGACCATCGCCACCGTGCTCGGCAGCGGCGTCGTCGCCGGTGTCCTGCTCAGCTTCTCGAGCTTCATGATCAGAACCCTGCGCGAGCTGGCGGTGCCCGACGGCATCCGGGTCATGCAGTCGATCAACCGCACCATCGTGCGCAGCCCGTTCATTCTTGCCTTCATCGGCACCACCCTGCTCGCCGGAACGCTGATGGTCTTCGCCTTCGTCACGGCGCCGCGCGGCGCAGAGCAGGCCGCTGTCGCACCCTGGCTCATCGCCGCCGGAGCGCTGTACCTGCTGGGCACCGTGCTCGTCACCGCGCTCTTCAACGTTCCCCGCAACACTGCGCTCGGCGGCGTCGACCCGGCCAGCGTCGACGGCGCCGCGGCGTGGGAGGAGTACCTCACGACCTGGGTGCGCTGGAACCACGTGCGTACCATCGCGGCATCCGCGGCGACGGTGTTGTACGCGGTGGCCCTCGCCGTCTGA
- a CDS encoding alkylhydroperoxidase domain protein produces the protein MTSTTPSTPASVTAESVLEHSDLDRPVTFTQAELGWVPWLEPLPESEFEERHRSGLVDASRAKSPYFALLARDPEILGARTRTDKDIFYNTKEGLPRAERELAATATSRHNGCIFCASVHSRFASHHSKRGDDVQRLLDEGTDAALDPRWRAIVDASVALASTPVALDAGHIAELRAQGLDALEIADVIHGAAFFSWANRLMLSLGEPEAPAAP, from the coding sequence ATGACCTCAACCACACCGTCCACGCCGGCATCCGTCACCGCTGAGAGCGTGCTCGAACACTCAGACCTCGACCGCCCGGTTACGTTCACCCAGGCCGAGCTCGGCTGGGTGCCCTGGCTTGAGCCGCTGCCCGAATCCGAGTTCGAGGAACGGCACCGGAGCGGCCTCGTCGACGCCTCACGCGCCAAGTCGCCCTACTTCGCGCTGCTGGCCCGCGACCCCGAGATCCTCGGTGCCCGCACCCGCACAGACAAAGACATCTTCTACAACACCAAGGAGGGCCTGCCGCGGGCCGAGCGTGAGCTCGCCGCCACCGCCACGAGCAGGCACAACGGCTGCATCTTCTGCGCCAGCGTGCACTCGCGGTTCGCCAGCCACCACTCCAAGCGCGGCGACGACGTGCAGCGTCTGCTCGACGAGGGCACGGATGCCGCCCTCGACCCGCGCTGGCGGGCCATCGTCGACGCCTCCGTCGCTCTCGCGAGCACGCCGGTCGCGCTGGACGCCGGCCACATCGCCGAGCTGCGCGCACAGGGCCTCGACGCGCTCGAGATCGCCGACGTCATCCACGGTGCCGCGTTCTTCAGCTGGGCCAACCGGCTGATGCTGAGCCTCGGCGAACCGGAGGCTCCGGCGGCGCCGTAG
- a CDS encoding CMD domain protein, with protein MTTIAPPDVIDELLGVTPGSVIDELRARRPVTRANAQASYDALFAPEYPGTVSAVERFAVAAFVTGVHRSDRTQQFYAGQLTTAATAPGAAESARALPEAVAAEIAAGRTSGPYGSYPAGPLSVEDSEGLRYRVAPARRDVLGVRLAAALDHAHLLVFRPREASPAALQALLDAGWSTSDIVTLSQLIAFLTFQIRVVAGLELLA; from the coding sequence ATGACCACCATCGCCCCGCCCGACGTCATCGATGAACTGCTCGGGGTCACCCCGGGCTCGGTCATCGACGAGCTGCGCGCCCGCCGTCCAGTCACCCGCGCCAACGCGCAGGCCAGTTACGACGCGCTGTTCGCCCCCGAGTACCCCGGCACCGTGAGCGCCGTCGAGCGGTTCGCTGTTGCCGCCTTCGTCACCGGTGTGCACCGTTCCGACCGCACGCAGCAGTTCTACGCGGGGCAGCTGACCACGGCCGCGACCGCCCCCGGCGCGGCCGAATCGGCGCGCGCTTTGCCGGAGGCCGTCGCCGCCGAGATCGCCGCCGGGCGCACCAGCGGGCCGTACGGCTCCTACCCGGCCGGCCCGCTCAGCGTCGAAGACAGCGAGGGGCTGCGCTACCGGGTCGCCCCCGCGCGCCGCGACGTGCTGGGCGTACGCCTGGCCGCGGCCCTCGACCACGCCCACCTGCTCGTCTTCCGCCCGCGCGAAGCCAGCCCGGCCGCGCTGCAGGCATTGCTCGACGCGGGCTGGAGCACGAGCGACATCGTCACGCTCTCGCAGCTCATCGCCTTCCTCACCTTTCAGATTCGCGTTGTCGCAGGATTGGAGCTCCTCGCATGA
- a CDS encoding putative FMN-dependent luciferase-like monooxygenase translates to MSETVTPRPARRGLGFFTRLLDEAAPGERYRLAAEQIRTAERFGFDSAWVAQHHFSASEGGLPAPLVFLSFVAAQTSAIRLGTGIVTLPLEDPVRVAEDAAVLDLLSGGRLELGVGSGGTASSFAAFGKRSEDRGSIFADHLAVLRDAFAGLPLGAGSVEPGAEAAAAFAAARENRLYPAAPQLGGKLWQATFSVAGGSRAAAAGDGLMLSRTQPRPPGSPRASLDDIQRPIVDAYYDALPAGVAPRIMASRTLFVADDRAEALRIAEPNLRRAAAAFRAGGQHIEGDSLEDLIAGLDTHIGTVDDVIESLAADRSLDRVSDVVFQVHSVDPPHELVLRSIELIATQVAPALGIGTVSNESAALTRTGAHA, encoded by the coding sequence ATGAGCGAAACTGTCACACCCCGGCCGGCCCGACGTGGCCTCGGATTCTTCACCCGACTGCTCGACGAGGCGGCGCCGGGGGAGCGCTACCGCCTCGCCGCCGAACAGATCCGCACCGCCGAGCGGTTCGGCTTCGACTCGGCCTGGGTCGCCCAGCACCACTTCAGCGCCAGTGAGGGTGGGCTGCCGGCGCCACTCGTGTTCCTCTCCTTTGTGGCCGCGCAGACATCCGCGATCCGACTCGGCACCGGCATCGTCACGCTGCCGTTGGAGGACCCGGTGCGCGTCGCCGAAGACGCCGCGGTGCTCGACCTGCTCTCCGGCGGGCGCCTCGAGCTTGGCGTCGGCTCCGGCGGAACAGCCTCATCCTTCGCCGCCTTCGGTAAGCGCAGCGAGGACCGCGGCTCCATCTTCGCCGACCACCTCGCCGTGCTGCGCGATGCCTTCGCCGGCCTCCCGCTGGGCGCGGGCAGCGTCGAGCCGGGGGCAGAGGCCGCTGCGGCCTTCGCAGCCGCCCGCGAGAACCGGCTCTACCCGGCGGCGCCGCAGCTCGGCGGCAAGCTGTGGCAGGCGACATTCTCGGTGGCCGGCGGCAGCCGTGCCGCCGCGGCCGGCGACGGCCTGATGCTCTCCCGCACGCAACCGCGCCCGCCCGGGTCACCGCGGGCGAGCCTGGACGACATCCAGCGCCCCATCGTCGACGCCTACTACGACGCCCTGCCGGCCGGGGTGGCCCCGCGCATCATGGCCTCGCGCACGCTGTTCGTCGCCGACGACCGGGCGGAGGCGCTGCGCATCGCCGAACCGAACCTGCGGCGCGCGGCCGCCGCCTTCCGTGCGGGCGGCCAGCACATTGAGGGCGACTCGCTCGAAGACCTCATCGCCGGCCTCGACACGCACATCGGCACGGTCGACGACGTGATCGAGTCGCTCGCGGCCGACCGCAGCCTCGACCGGGTCAGCGACGTCGTGTTCCAGGTGCACTCCGTCGACCCGCCGCACGAGCTGGTGCTGCGCTCGATCGAACTGATCGCCACCCAGGTCGCCCCCGCGCTCGGCATCGGGACAGTTTCCAACGAATCAGCCGCACTCACCAGAACAGGAGCACACGCATGA
- a CDS encoding dipeptide ABC transporter ATP-binding protein — protein MTHQDAAAIAETHAGTPSAAVEVPVLAVEGLSVSYRTAAGLSRVVHDVSFTVRPGEVVALVGESGSGKTTTAQAVIGLLAENAHRDAGSILLNGVDIAGWSDKRLETVRGARIGLIPQDPSSSLNPVRTIGAQIAEVLQIHKRGDKATRQARVIELLTRVGLPEPERRATQYPHELSGGMRQRVLIAIAIALRPELIIADEATSALDVTVQKTILDLLDELRAEFGTAILFVTHDLGVAAERAERIVVLQHGRIQEQGETRTVIARPESEYTKRLFADAPSFHLTPSRAQRPPVAPLFLRDAAIADAENPYAVEVEDLVTEFGRGATAFRAVDGVSFRLRRGTTHAIVGESGSGKTTTARAVAGLAEPTSGCIIIDGEHVAKFRGEQRRQLRRRIQLVYQNPFGSLDPRQSVEQIVAEPLRNFGLADRRGRGIRAAELLDLVALPSAVLSRRARELSGGQRQRVAIARALAVNPEILVLDEAVSALDVTVQAQILRLLESLQDELGLSYLFISHDLAVVRQISDTVSVMSRGRAVETGSAAQIFGNPQHEYTQQLLAAVPSVKEFSA, from the coding sequence ATGACGCACCAAGATGCCGCAGCGATCGCGGAAACCCACGCTGGCACTCCCTCAGCCGCCGTGGAGGTCCCCGTGCTCGCGGTCGAGGGGCTCAGCGTCTCGTACCGCACCGCCGCCGGCCTCAGCCGGGTCGTGCACGACGTCAGCTTCACCGTGCGCCCCGGCGAGGTCGTCGCCCTCGTCGGCGAGTCGGGCTCCGGCAAGACCACGACAGCCCAGGCCGTCATCGGCCTCCTTGCCGAGAACGCCCACCGTGACGCCGGCAGCATCCTGCTGAACGGCGTCGACATCGCCGGGTGGAGCGACAAGCGCCTCGAGACGGTGCGCGGGGCACGCATCGGCCTGATCCCGCAAGACCCATCCAGCTCACTGAACCCGGTGCGCACGATCGGCGCCCAGATCGCCGAGGTGCTGCAGATCCACAAGCGCGGCGACAAGGCCACGCGACAGGCCCGCGTCATCGAACTGCTCACCAGGGTCGGCCTGCCCGAGCCGGAGCGCCGGGCCACGCAGTACCCGCACGAGCTCTCCGGCGGCATGCGGCAGCGGGTGCTCATCGCGATCGCGATCGCGCTGCGGCCGGAGCTCATCATCGCCGACGAGGCGACGAGCGCCCTCGACGTCACCGTGCAGAAGACGATCCTCGACTTGCTCGACGAGCTCCGGGCCGAGTTCGGCACCGCCATCCTCTTCGTCACCCACGACCTCGGCGTCGCCGCCGAGCGGGCAGAGCGCATCGTCGTGCTGCAGCACGGCCGCATCCAGGAGCAGGGAGAGACCCGCACGGTGATCGCCCGGCCAGAGAGCGAGTACACGAAGCGGCTGTTCGCCGACGCGCCCTCCTTCCACCTGACCCCGTCCCGCGCGCAGCGTCCGCCGGTGGCGCCGCTCTTCCTGCGGGATGCCGCGATCGCCGACGCCGAGAACCCCTACGCCGTCGAGGTCGAAGATCTGGTCACGGAGTTCGGGCGTGGCGCCACCGCGTTCCGCGCCGTCGACGGCGTCTCGTTCCGGCTGCGCCGCGGCACGACGCACGCGATCGTGGGGGAATCCGGATCGGGCAAGACGACGACCGCCCGCGCCGTCGCCGGCCTCGCCGAGCCGACATCCGGATGCATCATCATCGACGGCGAGCACGTCGCGAAGTTTCGCGGCGAGCAGCGCAGGCAGCTGCGCCGGCGCATCCAGCTAGTCTACCAAAACCCCTTCGGCTCGCTGGACCCCCGGCAGAGTGTCGAGCAGATCGTGGCCGAGCCGCTGCGCAACTTCGGCCTGGCCGACCGGCGCGGCCGCGGCATTCGCGCGGCGGAGCTGCTCGACCTCGTCGCTCTGCCGAGCGCCGTGCTCAGCCGGCGGGCCCGCGAGCTGAGCGGCGGCCAACGCCAACGCGTCGCCATCGCCAGGGCGCTCGCGGTGAATCCGGAGATCCTCGTGCTCGATGAGGCCGTCTCCGCCCTCGACGTCACCGTGCAGGCACAGATCCTGCGGCTGCTCGAGAGCCTGCAGGACGAGCTCGGGCTCAGCTACCTCTTCATCTCGCACGACCTCGCCGTCGTCAGGCAGATCTCCGACACGGTGTCGGTGATGAGCCGCGGCCGGGCCGTCGAGACCGGCAGCGCCGCCCAGATCTTCGGCAACCCACAACACGAATACACCCAACAGCTGCTCGCAGCAGTGCCATCAGTCAAGGAGTTCTCCGCATGA
- a CDS encoding ABC transporter permease: MKHVLARIGQAAVVLFVAFAATFVLLQALPGDALMIKFENPELGLSVEQIAALRETYGVDIPLPQQFWHTLSGFLAGDFGYSIQSGTPVTQMLAEAAPQTITLALTAFLLAVLIAVSLAFLSSLTRFAWLRGFLRGLPGVFVSVPVFWLGIVLIQVFSFQLKVVPVIGADPLQGLILPVLTLAVPISAPLAQILVRSIDEVELAPFVSVVRAKGASRRRVLWNNVAKNAILPTVTIAGVLLGELIGGAVVTETVFGRTGIGRLTEQAVSAQDTPVLQAIVVLSALAFVLTNLAVDLLYPVLDPRLRRLSRGNARPAPAATPVLEGAAA; the protein is encoded by the coding sequence ATGAAGCACGTGCTCGCCCGCATCGGCCAGGCCGCCGTGGTGCTGTTCGTGGCCTTCGCCGCCACCTTCGTTCTGCTTCAGGCACTGCCGGGCGATGCGCTGATGATCAAGTTCGAGAACCCGGAGCTCGGGCTTTCGGTCGAGCAGATCGCCGCCCTGCGTGAGACCTACGGTGTCGACATCCCGCTGCCGCAGCAGTTCTGGCACACGCTCAGCGGCTTCCTCGCCGGCGACTTCGGCTACTCGATCCAGAGCGGCACGCCCGTCACGCAGATGCTGGCCGAGGCGGCGCCGCAGACCATCACGCTCGCCCTCACCGCGTTCCTGCTCGCCGTGCTCATCGCCGTGAGCCTCGCCTTCCTCTCCTCTCTGACCCGTTTCGCCTGGCTGCGCGGCTTCCTCCGCGGCCTGCCCGGCGTCTTCGTCTCTGTGCCGGTGTTCTGGCTCGGCATCGTGCTGATCCAGGTGTTCTCCTTCCAACTCAAAGTGGTGCCGGTGATCGGGGCCGACCCGCTGCAGGGGCTGATCCTGCCCGTGCTCACCCTGGCGGTGCCGATCAGCGCCCCGCTCGCCCAGATCCTCGTGCGCTCGATCGACGAGGTCGAGCTGGCCCCGTTCGTCAGCGTGGTGCGAGCCAAGGGCGCCAGCCGCCGCCGGGTGCTCTGGAACAACGTCGCCAAGAACGCGATCCTCCCCACCGTGACCATCGCCGGCGTGCTGCTCGGCGAGCTGATCGGCGGCGCGGTCGTGACCGAGACGGTGTTCGGCCGCACCGGCATCGGCCGCCTCACCGAGCAGGCCGTCTCGGCACAGGACACTCCGGTGCTGCAGGCGATCGTCGTGCTCTCTGCACTGGCGTTCGTGCTCACCAACCTGGCCGTCGACCTGCTCTACCCCGTGCTCGACCCGCGGCTGCGCCGGCTCTCCCGGGGCAACGCCCGCCCGGCCCCCGCGGCCACTCCCGTCTTGGAAGGAGCAGCAGCATGA
- a CDS encoding TIGR04028 family ABC transporter substrate-binding protein, protein MSRITRTLAAATAALATAALLAACAGTAAPEAGGGADSATPVSGGTLTYLEYQAFTNLYPPQAGFYPNGAVVGNVAARLTYQNPESLEIEPWIADSWEVNADATEYTFTLRDGVTFSDGTPVDAAAVAKNFDVYGLGNKELALTISEAINNYASSEVVDASTVKFHFSAPAPGFLQATSTINSGILSPATLDLPLEKFGAGNAAAIIGAGPFVISDEKLGTELTFTARDDYDWAPPSLTHQGRAYLDKIHLIVTPEDSVRIGGLTSGQADYVRYVQAFDEAAVESAGFTLYGPQTRGVNNSLNLRFTNPLLSDLRVRQALVAGVNAQEIVDTLFTSNYPVATSSLSSTALGYKDESEHLAFDPKKSAKLLDAAGWTEGADGIREKDGTRLSLDVYEAKPQPLSKQTLELVSQQLKAIGVELNVKAADAGSYAEDIKDPLKTPLYHSMVGRADLDVIKSQFHTKNRNVLLSNDTKLDALLETVASEPDPAKRLDADAAVQDYLAEQAYVIPLFEEPQVYGAADYVKGVEFESVGRPVFYDVWLNK, encoded by the coding sequence ATGTCACGAATCACCCGCACGCTCGCCGCGGCGACCGCCGCACTCGCAACCGCTGCCCTGTTGGCCGCTTGCGCCGGCACTGCAGCCCCGGAGGCCGGCGGTGGTGCCGACTCCGCGACGCCCGTCTCCGGTGGCACCCTCACCTACCTCGAGTACCAGGCCTTCACGAACCTCTACCCACCGCAGGCCGGGTTCTACCCCAATGGTGCCGTGGTGGGCAACGTCGCGGCACGACTGACCTACCAGAACCCGGAGTCGCTCGAGATTGAGCCGTGGATCGCCGACTCCTGGGAGGTGAACGCCGACGCCACCGAGTACACCTTCACCCTGCGTGACGGCGTGACCTTCTCCGACGGCACCCCCGTCGACGCCGCAGCCGTCGCGAAGAACTTCGACGTCTACGGCTTGGGCAACAAGGAGCTCGCCCTCACCATCTCCGAGGCGATCAACAACTACGCCAGCAGCGAGGTCGTCGACGCCTCGACCGTGAAGTTCCACTTCTCAGCACCCGCACCCGGGTTCCTGCAGGCGACGTCCACGATCAACTCCGGCATCCTCTCGCCGGCAACGCTCGACCTGCCGCTGGAGAAGTTCGGCGCGGGCAACGCGGCCGCCATCATCGGCGCAGGCCCCTTCGTGATCAGCGACGAGAAGCTCGGCACCGAGCTCACCTTCACGGCGCGTGACGACTACGACTGGGCTCCGCCCTCGCTCACGCACCAGGGCCGCGCCTACCTCGACAAGATCCACCTGATCGTCACGCCGGAAGACAGCGTGCGCATCGGAGGGCTCACCTCTGGGCAGGCCGACTACGTGCGCTACGTGCAGGCCTTCGACGAGGCCGCGGTCGAGTCAGCAGGCTTCACGCTCTACGGGCCGCAGACCCGCGGCGTGAACAACTCGCTGAACCTGCGGTTCACGAACCCGCTGCTGAGCGACCTTCGGGTGCGCCAGGCGCTCGTGGCCGGCGTCAACGCGCAGGAGATCGTCGACACGCTCTTCACCTCCAACTACCCCGTCGCCACCTCGTCGCTCAGCTCCACCGCGCTTGGCTACAAGGACGAGTCGGAGCACCTCGCTTTCGACCCGAAGAAGTCCGCGAAGCTGCTCGACGCCGCCGGCTGGACCGAGGGTGCCGACGGCATCCGCGAGAAGGACGGCACGCGTCTCTCCCTCGATGTCTATGAGGCCAAGCCGCAGCCGCTCTCCAAGCAGACGCTTGAACTGGTCAGCCAGCAGCTGAAGGCGATCGGCGTCGAGCTGAACGTCAAGGCCGCCGACGCCGGCAGCTACGCCGAGGACATCAAGGACCCGCTGAAGACCCCGCTCTACCACTCGATGGTCGGTCGCGCTGATCTCGACGTGATCAAGAGCCAGTTCCACACGAAGAACCGCAACGTGCTGCTCTCGAACGACACGAAGCTCGACGCGCTCCTCGAGACCGTCGCCAGCGAGCCGGACCCCGCCAAGCGCCTCGACGCCGACGCGGCCGTGCAGGACTACCTGGCCGAGCAGGCCTACGTGATCCCGCTGTTCGAGGAGCCGCAGGTCTACGGCGCAGCCGACTACGTCAAGGGCGTCGAGTTCGAGTCCGTCGGACGCCCGGTCTTCTACGACGTCTGGCTGAACAAGTAG